One part of the Mytilus trossulus isolate FHL-02 chromosome 11, PNRI_Mtr1.1.1.hap1, whole genome shotgun sequence genome encodes these proteins:
- the LOC134690512 gene encoding uncharacterized protein LOC134690512, translated as MEDEEASKQGLWKNFTETNGFHGLNKMTFDKKDPGRVIRSVCWAVVWLFSVAVLIYIITTELMNYYSYPWISSTYIRWDKRPPFPVVTLAACHDNTYDLSLTSVTFDDKLINISDVPVVEYTDFISFETFFLGKCSSRRFNANSKKLTFRYGRRTSLLFETTAAKELQIAVHSPEEEPEMYTLDGISVGEDTETFIEVHKREVNLFLLKLKLKQYVLRDQDFTLISVDQFKIQILS; from the exons ATGGAAGATGAGGAAGCTTCAAAACAGGGGCTGTGGAAAAATTTCACCGAAACAAATGGATTTCATGGTTTGAATAAAATGACCTTTGACAAGAAAGATCCAGGACGGGTTATTCGAag CGTATGCTGGGCAGTAGTATGGCTATTTAGTGTTGCTGTCCTCATATATATCATTACAACTGAGTTAATGAACTACTACAGCTACCCGTGGATTTCTTCCACGTACATCCGATGGGATAAAAGACCCCCATTTCCTGTCGTGACATTGGCAGCTTGTCATGACAATACATACGATTTGTCCTTGACATCTGTCACTTTTGACGACAAATTGATAAATATCTCGGATGTACCAGTTGTTGAATATACAGATTTCATCTCTTTTGAGACGTTTTTTTTGGGTAAATGCTCCAGTCGGAGATTCAATGCAAATAGCAAGAAGTTAACTTTTCGGTATGGAAGACGGACTAGTCTGCTTTTTGAAACAACAGCCGCCAAGGAATTACAG aTTGCTGTGCATAGTCCTGAAGAGGAGCCAGAAATGTATACACTAGACGGTATTTCTGTTGGAGAAGACACTGAAACATTTATAGAAGTGCACAAAAGGGAGGTGAACCTATTTTTACTTAAATTGAAGTTGAAGCAATATGTGCTACGGGATCAGGATTTCACTCTGATATCTGTTGatcaattcaaaattcaaatattatcatGA